One genomic segment of Hevea brasiliensis isolate MT/VB/25A 57/8 chromosome 3, ASM3005281v1, whole genome shotgun sequence includes these proteins:
- the LOC110660836 gene encoding syntaxin-22 encodes MSFQDLEAGRPFLQKKPKEKDPSQAVAAGIFQINTAVYSFNRLVNSLGTPKDTIELREKLHKTRQRIGELVKETSVKLKEASETDHYEEVSPAKKISDAKLAKEFRNALNEFQKSQRLAAERETMYAPFVPKVLPSSYNAHEPDQSSSRSPEQQSLLLESRRQEIVLFDNEIAFNEAIIEEREQGIKEIQQQISEVSEIFKDLAVLVHEQGVMIDDIGSNIESSHAATAQATSQLAKASKIQRSNSSLFCLLLVIFGIILLIVIIVVVA; translated from the exons ATGAGCTTTCAAGATCTTGAGGCTGGAAGGCCTTTCCTGCAAAAGAAGCCAAAAGAAAAAGACCCTTCTCAAGCTGTGGCCGCCGGGATTTTCCAAATCAACACTGCCGTCTACTCCTTCAACCGCCTCGTCAATTCCCTCGGAACTCCCAAGGATACCATCGAATTGCGAGAGAAACT GCATAAGACAAGACAACGTATTGGAGAACTGGTGAAAGAAACTTCTGTTAAACTTAAGGAAGCCAGTGAAACCGATCATTATGAAGAAGTTAGT CCTGCCAAAAAGATTAGTGATGCTAAGCTTGCAAAAGAGTTTAGGAATGCTCTTAACGAATTTCAGAAGTCCCAAAGGCTTGCTGCTGAGAGGGAAACTATGTATGCTCCTTTCGTTCCCAAAGTTCTTCCATCAAG CTACAATGCCCATGAGCCTGATCAAAGTTCGTCAAGGAGTCCCGAGCAGCAATCTCTTCTTTTAGAATCTAGAAG ACAGGAGATTGTATTGTTCGACAATGAGATAGCATTTAATGAAGCTATTATTGAAGAACGAGAGCAGGGGATTAAAGAAATTCAGCAACAGATTAGTGAAGTAAGTGAGATATTCAAAGATCTAGCTGTCTTGGTACATGAGCAAGGAGTTATGATTG ATGATATTGGTTCTAACATTGAGAGCTCTCATGCTGCAACTGCACAAGCTACTTCACAACTTGCAAAAGCTTCCAAGATCCAAAGATCTAATTCTTCTTtg TTTTGTTTACTCCTTGTGATCTTTGGGATCATTCTGCTCATTGTCATTATAGTTGTTGTGGCTTGA